The following coding sequences lie in one bacterium genomic window:
- the prmC gene encoding peptide chain release factor N(5)-glutamine methyltransferase has product HRSRPCCSSRAAGERYERLLRERSGRAPLAYVTGEREFWSLRLAVDARVLVPRPETETLVEAALARVGGAARIADLGTGSGAVAIALAVELPLARLWAVDRSAAALEVARGNAATHGVAGRISFLAGDLCGPLASLAGTLDAVVSNPPYVPTAQIESLQPEVRDHEPRLALDGGPDGLAVIGRIVAQAPPLLRPGGLLLLEVGAGQAPAAAALLAGGGAFETIERLPDLAGIERVVAARRRG; this is encoded by the coding sequence GGCATCGATCGCGGCCGTGCTGCTCGTCGCGTGCGGCGGGAGAGCGCTACGAGCGGCTGCTGCGCGAGCGCTCGGGGCGGGCGCCACTGGCATATGTCACGGGCGAGCGCGAGTTCTGGTCGCTGCGTCTGGCCGTCGACGCGCGCGTGCTCGTGCCGCGCCCCGAGACCGAAACCCTCGTGGAGGCCGCGCTGGCGCGGGTCGGGGGGGCCGCGCGGATCGCCGACCTCGGCACCGGCTCCGGGGCGGTGGCCATCGCGCTGGCGGTGGAGCTGCCGTTGGCGCGGCTCTGGGCGGTGGACCGCTCCGCCGCCGCGCTCGAGGTCGCGCGTGGCAACGCCGCGACGCACGGCGTCGCGGGGCGCATCTCGTTTCTCGCGGGGGACCTCTGCGGGCCGCTGGCGTCGCTGGCCGGCACGCTGGACGCCGTGGTCTCGAACCCGCCGTACGTGCCGACGGCGCAGATCGAGTCGCTCCAGCCGGAGGTCCGCGACCACGAGCCGCGACTCGCGCTCGACGGCGGGCCCGACGGCCTCGCGGTGATCGGGCGCATCGTGGCGCAGGCGCCGCCGCTGCTGCGCCCGGGCGGGCTGCTGCTCCTGGAGGTGGGGGCGGGGCAGGCGCCCGCGGCCGCGGCGCTGCTCGCCGGTGGCGGGGCGTTCGAGACGATCGAGCGCCTGCCCGACCTCGCCGGCATCGAGCGCGTCGTCGCGGCGCGGCGGCGCGGCTGA